The sequence GAAAAACACATACCAGTGCTGGACCATTTGAGATCATGACGCTCTTTCATTTTGGAAACTGCTTTGCCTTGGCTTACTTCCCCTACTTCATCACCTACAAGTGCAGTGGATTGTAAGTGTTGAAACTGATCTAAGCAACTGCTTAATTGTGGGATTATCATTTCTCAATATTCCTTCGTCactattatatattatatatgctATATAATCATCTAGTTGTAATACAGGGGTTGAAAGATTTGATCTGTACTGATAATCTAATTTGAAATGTCAGCAGTTTGGGGGTGGACTTTTCTAATCCTTTTAGGGACTGAGGTGGGGGTAGAATCTCCCTCAGTAATTCTCTTTAAACAACCATGTGACATTAAGTGGTTCTGGGTATTGCTAACTACTAGATTATGTGTATACTGCCATCATTTCTCCACATGGTATTATCACATATTGTTATTGAGCAGATTATCTAAGTAAATTGTATTATTCTTTCAGGTCAGAATACAATGCTTTCTGGAGATGTGTCCAGGCAGGGGCAACCTATCTGTTTGTCCAGCTATGCAAGGTGGGCTGCTcttctgtgtggatgtgtgtgttaaaaagagagaggaacaagaATGACgaagataaataaatacacggTTTTGTGACATAACCTTTTCTGCAACTCTACCTGCCTGTGTTCCAGATGCTGTTCCTGGCTACATTCTTCCccacctgggagggaggggctggtgtCTATGACTTTGTTGGGGTAGGTGAGGTTCAGGTGGCAAATTCACACAAAAATGACTTGTAAATGTTTCGTTAACTTATTATTGACTgcgaaaaaaaaacgtttttcttttAACACTGTGGGTGTGCAGGAGTTTATGAAAGCTACAGTTGATATGGCTGACCTGCTGGGTCTTCACCTGGTCATGTCCAGGAATGCTGGGAAGGGCGAGTACAAGATCATGGTGGCCGCTATGGGCTGGGCCACTGCTGAACTGGTCATGTCAAGGTAGCTCCATCTGTCTCGTCTcatgttctgtatgtgtgtttctgcctTCTGTTCTTTCCCTATTACTctgctctctttcccttttcctcattaaaaaaaattgcgATATTAAATATCCTTACCTATTTCTCCTTGTTGATTTGCTCCATCTCCCAGGTGTCTGCCTCTGTGGGTCGGCGCCCGAGGTATTGAGTTTGACTGGAAGTACATCCAGATGAGCTTTGACTCCAATATCAGCCTGGTGAGGCATTTTGATATCTTATCAGCACCTCATCAGTCTCTCCTTATGAAAAGACGGGTccgttaattttttttttacctgtttGCCTCTGCAGGTGCATTACATTGCCATGGCAGCGGTGGTTTGGATGTTCACACGGTACGACCTACCCAAGACCTTCCGTCTGCCCGTGACAGTGCTGCTTGGGCTGTGTGTCTACAAGGCCTTCCTTATGGAGtaagtaccacacacacacacacacacacacacacacacattcaaaagcAGAGAAACATTTACATATGTAATGTAGATGGGTTGTCATATGTATGTGGTTTGAACAAGGAGGGGGGTTTGACATGTAAAATTTTGAGTAGTGAGTTGCCACTAGATGGCATCGAAAGCATTTAATAGTTTTCTAAACCGTGTTAACTAGTCTAATGAGTGCTGTGGAATAGAATGTTGTCTGTCCCTCCTAGAACAATGTGACTATTAGTTTAGGTTTGGGGTTTATAAGTATTAGATAACCAGCTGATTGGAGACAGAgtaacacacacctacagtgtTTCCCCCAGGTTTACAGCTCGGACACAAACACTTAAAGGAATCATGGTGTTCATGTGTTTCTTTTAACGACAGAAATGACATGCTGTCGTGTAAATAAGATAATTAACATAAGGCCATTTAGTGTGTTTGATGAAAGAGTAAGATATAGACCTCTTTTATAGGAAAGGTAACCTTAAATGACTTATTTTGTGATTTGGTGCTATATATAAAATTTTAAAAAAGGGTGCCCCCCCAATATAATGGTAAGGGAAACGCTGCACACCTCGATGACACTAATAACCAGTTCAGACTACAGTAGTTGTGGCAAAGTCTTTCTGGGGTTAACATAGGCACATAGGAAATCTTTGATTTCTCCCACAGTgctcactttgtctctctccccccaccccagactGTTTGTGCACATGTTCCTGCTGGGAAGCTGGACAGCTCTGCTGGTGAAGGCTGTGCTGACTGGagctatctccctctcctcactgaTCCTCTTCGTTACACTCGTCCACAGCAACTGAGGCTGACTCTGGCAGCCAGAGCGCCTGGGGTTGGCACACTACATCTGTGGTTCATCCCTAGTGGGAAGGTCTGGTGCGTAGAATTTTGGTCTGTGGACTGGCCTGTGAATGTCATATACACATGACTGGTTTATAGGAGTGTATGAGAATGCTCCTTTTGCAGGTTCATTTTGGATTGCTCACATAAGGATCATCGATATGATCCTCAAaacattttcttcttcttttttttaccagctACATCTTGTATGTGATTCAAATGAGCTTATGTGTGATTGGTTCTGCAGCAGTAGAGGATGTAGATAAAGTATTTATAACTTGTGTATGAATATggatgttttttgtttgttttttaaccaCATGATGCGAGACAGAAGCCAGTCTATGCCATGTTAGCTGAGGGTGTTCTACTGTTGTTACTATGGTCACCTTCCCATTTTCAATGCTGTTTCCAGAAGCATTTAAGCATTTAAAGcatcaattgaaaatataagTGAATCATGGATATGCTCAAATGCTAAGACCAAATGCACACAGAAATTCTGAACCTATGAAGGGGAGAGATGTGCATTGTTCAAGGGGAAGGGTAGAGTTTGGAAAAATAACATTTGTCCTGCAGCATGGTGGGTAAATTATACTAATTTCTTTAGAGCTAAAAAGTTGAGACAGTTGCCCTCATCACCTGACTGGAGTGGTAGGATGCCATTTGTAATCTTGGCATTCCATCCACATGCCAAGGGACTAGGAGGCAAATTACCTTTCTATTGGAGATGTATGTCTATGATTAAATATGAATGAAATGTAATACTGTGTTGtctgcatttatttatttatttttactaaaCTGAATAATGTAAATCATACATTTGGATTATTAGGATCCCAGGCTCCACCAATGCCCTTATTCCCACTAGGAGAAACTGTCCTGAAAACAACTAGCCAAACTGCTTTTAATGTTTGGATCAACACAAACTTCTCTCCTGTTTGCAACCGGTTTGGTTGCGCCATCATGTCTGAAATATGATTCTAGACATTTTAACGAGGCCTCCTTTCTATGCCACGGTTGACGCTTATCTCACGTCGGACGATTTCATAAATTATCTTTGCAGGGCCTCTTTCCAGGACAAAGACCTCTATGAAAGAGTCCACAATGACTGGGCTATCTGACCATGATTCCGTTTGTTTCTTAGCCTTCGTGTCGTTGGCACATTACccaagtctcacattatatgtTGGACTCATGCTGATGGTGCCGTACTGTAGCTTACTATACACTATTATAGCAGGGCTCAAGTTTCATTAAAAGTTTTTAGAAAAAGAGATTAGCATACATGtcaacgttttgatacaaaacgTTCGAGGGATGTTTGTGCTGCTGGTGATGATTATGACTGGTTTGCTGGTTTTTAGCTGTTTAACTCGAGGCAACTATCAGTTCGGCAGAAAtatgcgcctcgtccattaattgtagCCTAGAGGGACTACTTATTCCTTCTCGGCGTGAGAAATGTTCGAAATGTGAGAAAAATACGAAGTTTCAAGAAAATGTTGAAATGAGAGCCCTCTATTGTAGTGTAGTTGAAGTGTAATTATAGTTCACCGTGCctagtagctgagatgtggatCCCTTGCACTGTTAATAGACAGTGACACTGATTCTGATCTCATGAATGTATTTTTTCCCGTTTGTTGAATAAATTACCCATATCTGGGTTTGACTCCATCCCTCAGACCTTCATTCTTCTTTTACAAGACTAAAGGCTCGGCACATATCGGACCGAAAGGTTCCTGCTTGCCTGCATTTCCATCACGGACGCCTTGTGTACCATGTCATCGGACATGTGCCGTCGATCTGCACCAGGGCATGCTGCAGTAACCTATCGTAAAACAATTTGAAACCTTGTATAATGCATTTCAAAAAAATTTTCACGCCGAAAAGACGCAGACTCAACACAAACTTACTGGGAAAGAGTCAAAATTATCAACCAATGAGCGAAGGGGTAAAAACAGACAGCTGCAAGGAAAGTAGTGCCATATTATTTAGTCTTCGATTTTTCTTCTACAGACAACACACTTGCCTCGATCGTGGCGGTTTATGATGATTTCACACGGGAAATACTGGGTCTATAATGGATTAATGTTGCCAAAAGAAACTCACTCAGCGGAGAGTTTAAAATTTGCGGAAGAACTGAAAGTTCAGAACGACGATATATTTGCAATTACCTACCCGAAATCAGGTAAAGTATGCTAGGCTGTAGCCTAAAATAAATATTcaattaaacaaataaacattcacgccaaaaatatatatttttgtgctTGCATTGCATAACTTTCCTGCTTCAAAGAATACATGTATAGGCGTTATTTACACCACCTTTACAACTACCAAAATAAGCCCGAAATGTATCTAGCAAAAACGATTGATTGAAGCCTATGAAACATAGGAAATCATTTTTTTGGGTGAGATTCAAAATGTCAAGACAGGCATTGAAACAGACAGGCTAAgaatcagggctctcaagttttttCATACTGGGGGGAAGCTGGTCATGTTGAGGATGTTAGCATGATGGTATAGTAACATGGTATGGTAAAATACCTTAAAATGAAAGATTAAAGATGCCCTACAATTCCACTGACTTTAGTTATATGGGAAAGAGATGGCACACATAATTTAAGATTATATCAGAGTGTTTTTATTCACAAGGCACCACATGGATGCAGGAAATTCTGCCTCTGGTTCTCAATGGAGGGGACCTTACGCCAGTGCAAACTATTCCCAACTGGGACCGTGTTCCTTGGGTGGAAGAGACTCGAGCAGCTCTGGTCATGGACAACCTGGTTGCCCCCAGGACCATGGTCTCTCACATGCCCTACAATTTAATGCCTCCCTCTTTCATGTCCTCCAAAGCTAAGGTAAGAGTCAGTTGGCTTAATTTCAAACTTCCATAGTATTTCGCCTGTCGTCTCATGCGCTATTGTGAATGTGTCTCATTCGGGTCTCCTGTGTaggactgttatccaatttaaCCTAATGTATACGTTATGATTTTGACCTTAAGACTGGAATATGTTTTTTGATTTCAGTTTTGTACTTGTGATCCATTACTGCTTTGCAAACTTGCCATATGAGATGTCTAATACATGATCTATTTTACAGTATACGTTTGACCAGCTGAGAGTCTTTATGCTACCCACCTCGTCCCTCTAGGCTATCTATGTCACTAGGAACCCCAGAGATGTCTTGGTGTCCTCATTCCACTTCCATAAGATGGCCAACTTCCTGGATGACCCAGGGACTTTTGATGAGTTTCTGGAAAAGTTCCTTTCTGGAAAAGGTCAGTACAGAAGGCTGTGCTTACTCTTCAAATATAGCATTCTACAACTGTGtttgatttttattttactgcCAAAACTGTGTTCATGTGCACAGTCATGTTTGGGAAATGGACTGACCATGTGAAGAGCTGGAAGAAGGCCAATTTGAGGGACAGAATCCTGTTTGTCACCTATGAAGAGATGGTTCAGGTGAGGAATTTACTTCCCTAAGAGTTACTAGTCAGCAACCCTGTCTGTCAgccctttgtctctctgcctaTCTCCATATTTCCCTCCATGCCCAAGTCTCTTTAGTCACTCCATCTCCATGCCCATCTCCCTGTCCATATTCAAGTCTGTCTCCCTGACCGACTGCAGGACCTACGGGGCGTTATCAGGCGTTTCTCATCTTTCCTGGGTCAAGGCCTGGATGAGGAGACAGTGGAGCGGGTGGCCAACCATTGCTGCTTCAGCAATATGAAGACCAACATTATGTCCAACTACTCTCTGGTTCCGCAGGAAATCATGGACAGCAGCAAGTCTCCCTTCCTTAGAAAAGGTACTGAAGTTAGTGCTAGATCACATTTGTTTCCTTTAATCTCTtaccttttctcttctctctccttgtctcttggtctctctccctcttgcacACATAATGTAGTTGGACTACTTGCTGTTGGGTGTTGCATAGCATAATATTCGGCATCTTACAGTAAATGTATTGTAAAACtcgtatttgttttattttcaggTGTTGTAGGGGACTGGAAAAACTATTTCAGTCCTGAACAGGAGGCCAGATTTGTAGCTGTTATACAACAGGAAATGGCTGGAATTCATATTACATTCCCCTGGGATCAGGAGTAAGCTGAAGACATGGGGCTGGTATGGTCTTTGGGCCTATAACCAATAACACTGACAAGAGTAACCAGTATTTAGATGTTCTCATTCTGATGATTAGAGGACATTTTTATCATTTGGATTACTTTTTTGTAGATATTATTCAGATCATTTGATCAACCACTGACATATACTGATGCAACCATATATTTTGCGCAGCTATTTTACTCATTTGGTTAAGTTGTTTATTAACTGGTGGTGACCGTGTACAGAAGCACATTTTGAGATATTTCAAACTGTTTTAATAAACTGATTTAATAAACATGTTTACAGAATGATATAGCACATGACTTTAACAGACTCTGTGTCACTTGGAAGTTCTCGTATCAATCTCACGAGCCAACTGACATAAAGCACACATGCCACAGAAGATTCCATGACACCAGTCTGACAGGATGCTCCCCTAGAAATAAACGGAGTATGAAGAACACTGTAAAATGTATCACATCTACATGAGAGACCATCATTACATGGTTATACATATACCTCAATGTTATATCTCTCCCTTAAGCCTGTTCGAAGCAGAAGATCAGATCCAGGAAGCAGAGGAAGCAAAAAACAATCTCCATATTTTTCTGCATTCAAATTGCCCAGGATAAAGGGGCAGAAGCATCCAAGCAAACCTGATTATTGTGAATAAAGAATAACAGGTGTGTAAGTGATCTGCTATTATGATATGATATATCTGCTAATATGAGAAAACTGCTGTAGCATACTATGTCAGAACTGCTTGACTTACAGGTATCTCTGTCCTCACAACAGTCACTCAACTTTGAGCTCCATACTGTTTTCTGTCTATAATTGGCGGGTAAGGCCTTGGGTTGACTTGATGTGGCATCTTCAAGCACGTTGCACATATTTACTGAAATTGATAAATGTAGCTCTAGCAGTACTGTTCAGTAGGCTAACTGCAAATAGAGAATAGCCTACTACAGCGGCCATAGCAAACGGTACAGTTTAACGTAGACAAGCTTCGTTAGCCAACAGATTAATGACAATGATGAGCTATAGTATTGCCTACAATGGGAAAGCATGTGTACCACATAATATCCAAATACCATTCAGTGAATATGTTTGTCCTAGCTTTGTGTAGTTATAGCGAGTTATTCCCCTGTAGCTATATTTTGCGCTACAAGATGATACCAACCCGAACCGGACTCAGGAACAAGAACGTTTCTTAGCAACGGATTCAGCGTTTACATTTCCATACAGCCTCCACAGTAGGATCAATGCTTGGTAAATTATGAGTCATTTTTATTATGAGTTTACATTCTAGACAAGCAAATAAATAAAGCAAAAATAAGAACTTGGCTGAATTGCTTAGGCTACACAAATATCTCAGACAGGGAATGTGTGATTTGTCTTGTATTCTTATTCTTTCGGGGACATAATATCTGGTATGGGATGAGTCAAAAAAGAGGTAATGAGTTTGGAGTTTAGTTCAAGTCTTCGAGTACTCTGAACTTTTATTAACATGCATACTTATGCATTTACGTTGTGAAATTGTGCTTCTTTTCAGCGCATTCTGTGCTTAATTTCTTTAGCCATCTGACACAGTGCACATGGGCCACAGCACATATGTACCGCCCAGTCATCCACAATGCTACCCTGCAAACAGAGATGGACAAAAGGACAAAACACTGGTGTAAATGTTCAcgtcaaaataaataaacatgaatGTGTCTTATAGTCTATCTATGTATTTAAGTAATCACTCTCACAGGGATATTGTATCTCTCCCGCATTCCTGTACGCATCATCATCATAGCTCCTGGCAAAATGGGGAGACAGAAACATTCTCCATACTTCTCGGCCATCTGGCAGGACAGCACTCCAGGACAGAAGGCGCCACACATACCTGAAGGACAGGATACTCAATCTCAAGCAACTAATAGGTTCTGATTACATGGAACTGATTAATCATTGCTATTTTTTTCTATGTAGCCTATACCTTACCTCTGACACAATGGGAAATCACGTAAACCAGCAGCTGCTGACTCAGTCCTCTAGCTCTGGCACTGAGCCTGATTTTTTGCTATAGTACTTTTTCTAATACACAACTTTCTTAGAGACATGACAGCTAGTCTTCTTCCTACccatactcacacactctttTGTCAATGCAACATTCCAACATGCGTGAATGCCATCTGGTTTGGACGACCACTGTTCCAGTCATTCTTGGCTGACTCATTACTGTTTTTTTGAATCCTTCAAATTTGTTGGCTGGAAGAAATGTGtggatgaaaatgaaaaaaaaagccGATGATCATACCAAACTGGAGCCCCGGGTGCAGCAATTGGCCTACAGTGgtcaaaatatttattttgcatGTAGCCTAATTTACAAGAGACAGGTTTTTCTAGCCCGTCTGAATTAAGCAGACATCATTTAGATTGTAGAGAAACATTTTCCAACACAAGCATAAAAAGAGTAGCCTATAGCCTTTAGGCTATGTTTTTTTATTAGGCTATCCTATATGTGAGCATAATATATTTTCATCAagctatatttatatttttctaCACAAATGAAACTGTAACCTTCTTAAAATATACTGTTGTAGGCTACATTCAGACTTATTGTCAATTTTAATATATGTAAGAATGTAGTGCTTGACTATACTGTAGCCTATTAAAGTATAAGGACTAATATTCTTTTCGCTTGGGATGGTTGCCAGTGGCGCACATCTTCATTTTGAATTAAGATAAACACCCCCATCTAATGGACATCTGGGCATTTTACATAGGCCTACAGTAAATCACTTGCCAACATTAAATTAGGACAATATAAAGTAGGTCTATATTTCTGTGCACGGTAAATAGTTATCTTTAAGTTGTGCTGCAGTTAGATAAAGTTAGCGCTACTGTAAGCCTAGTAGTAGCCTGCATTGAATCACCACAACATGGTTAGCTAGCCTAATACCATAGCAACCGGTAATCTGGACCCGATCCTCATGTTAACACCCGTAGGGTACTACTGTTGCTCTATGACTTTAATCTAGGCCCTATATATTATTTCCAACAAAATagtgttacagtttttttttcaattaacgTTTTACCTTCTTGTGTGTCCATTTTATAGACAGTGCAACGTTATTTTAATGATAGTTCCAAATGGGGTCCAGGCTGGATGGTTGTTGTCAGATGGGCGTTCTTAGAATGTTGCTTGAAGTTGAATACAAATATGGTCGGAGTCAGATGCATTAGGAACAAATTAGCCTACCTATCATTCAAAACGATGTCGTTTTACTCGTGTTTATAACATTTTTGTGAATGTGGGGAATTCACGTTTAAAGTGCTAGTTAAATTTATATTTGGAATGCCGGAGCATGAGCTTACATTTAGACAAATACAAGTTAATGATAATTCTGAATTTAAGGATATTTTGCATTTGGGTAGCAAATGCCGAGCTGCCAGCGTAGCCTACTTAAACGTTGCTATCACACTTTCTATTGTTCACAATTTCCTTTAAGGAAAGGATGTTTCTTCAAAATAGCCTACTTCCGATTCTTTTCGGACACACATGTTATCCTGGCAGTTTCTTAGGTGTCATTCTCAATGAATTGTCTGTTTGTGATGTGGACGCAACGTAAAATGCTTACTGACATGAATGAATGACAGGTCCTTAAAGTGCACCTCAAGATCGCTGAAGTTCATTCAAAAATTTATTGTGTGTGCAAGCGCGCGCGATAGgctacgagtgtgtgtgaggtgtggtcATTGTGTATAGTGTATGATGCGTGTGCCTGTGCAGTCTGTGCGTGTCTATCTC comes from Hypomesus transpacificus isolate Combined female chromosome 2, fHypTra1, whole genome shotgun sequence and encodes:
- the sult2st3 gene encoding sulfotransferase family 2, cytosolic sulfotransferase 3, coding for MMISHGKYWVYNGLMLPKETHSAESLKFAEELKVQNDDIFAITYPKSGTTWMQEILPLVLNGGDLTPVQTIPNWDRVPWVEETRAALVMDNLVAPRTMVSHMPYNLMPPSFMSSKAKAIYVTRNPRDVLVSSFHFHKMANFLDDPGTFDEFLEKFLSGKVMFGKWTDHVKSWKKANLRDRILFVTYEEMVQDLRGVIRRFSSFLGQGLDEETVERVANHCCFSNMKTNIMSNYSLVPQEIMDSSKSPFLRKGVVGDWKNYFSPEQEARFVAVIQQEMAGIHITFPWDQE
- the tmem147 gene encoding transmembrane protein 147; translated protein: MTLFHFGNCFALAYFPYFITYKCSGLSEYNAFWRCVQAGATYLFVQLCKMLFLATFFPTWEGGAGVYDFVGEFMKATVDMADLLGLHLVMSRNAGKGEYKIMVAAMGWATAELVMSRCLPLWVGARGIEFDWKYIQMSFDSNISLVHYIAMAAVVWMFTRYDLPKTFRLPVTVLLGLCVYKAFLMELFVHMFLLGSWTALLVKAVLTGAISLSSLILFVTLVHSN
- the LOC124478947 gene encoding cornifelin-like isoform X1, translating into MDTQEANKFEGFKKTVMSQPRMTGTVVVQTRWHSRMLECCIDKRVCMCGAFCPGVLSCQMAEKYGECFCLPILPGAMMMMRTGMRERYNIPGSIVDDWAVHMCCGPCALCQMAKEIKHRMR
- the LOC124478947 gene encoding cornifelin homolog A-like isoform X2, which produces MDTQEGMCGAFCPGVLSCQMAEKYGECFCLPILPGAMMMMRTGMRERYNIPGSIVDDWAVHMCCGPCALCQMAKEIKHRMR